A window of the Chondrinema litorale genome harbors these coding sequences:
- a CDS encoding efflux RND transporter permease subunit, with translation MLKNFIDKPVLSTVISVIIVILGVLGIITLPISQYPDIAPPTIEVTASYQGANADVVRNSVLIPLEEQINGVENMQYMTSTAGNDGSATITIYFKLGTDPDLAAMNVQNRVNKATNLLPEEVIRSGVSTSKKQSSLVYIFSIYSTKSNYDQNFIQNYVSLNILPKLKRVNGIGDAFIYGARDYAMRIWLKPDVMASYGLVPNDVIAKLRQQNIEAAPGKFGVNANQSFQYTIKYKGRLKTAEEFGNIIIRANNSGDVLRLDDIADVKLGALDYNSSSKTSGYPSTSIAISQTAGSNAYELIEECKKIIEASSKDFPSGIHYVPFLNANEFLNASIDKVIHTLIEAFILVFIVVFIFLQDFRSTLIPAISVPVAIIGTFFFLKIFGFTINLLTLFALVLAIGIVVDDAIVVVEAVHAKLDQGSKSAKKATQHAMSEISTAIISITLVMSAVFVPVSFISGSTGVFYKQFGLTLAIAIVISAINALTLSPALCAIFLKPHDEHADKGFLHRFYKGFNNAFTAITFKYVRGVRFLIGQKWLALGSIVFFTALSWLLIKNTPTGFVPAEDSRAIFGNIILPPSTSLERTEALIDEVDSIIRTVPEVESSTRLAGQDLISGAGGSYGAFFIRLKSWEEREEEGQGIESVVNNLFYKTAGINGANIIFFAAPTLQGFGSTNGFEFNLQDRTANNMDQFSGVIQNYLGLINQRPEILYATTSFNNNFPQFELEVDIAKCEMSGISPDNVLSVMQGYYGGIYASDFNRFNKQYRVMVQSKASFRAKPEDLQSILVKVNSGEMAPITQFVTLKKVYGSEFIRRFNLNTAANITGVPAPGYSSGDAVKAIQEVANQALPKQFGYEFAGLSREEVNSGNQTVYIFILCLVFVYFLLAAQYESYILPFAVLLPLPIGLSGAFLFAQLFGIDNNIFLQISLIMLIGLLAKNSILIVEFALMHRKSGQSLFVSAIEGAKARLRPILMTSFAFIFGLVPLMLATGAGAVSNRSIGTAAVGGMFIGTVFGIFVIPTLFIIFQTLQERFSGVKTENHK, from the coding sequence ATGTTAAAGAATTTTATAGATAAACCAGTTTTATCCACAGTTATCTCAGTGATAATTGTGATTTTAGGAGTGCTGGGCATCATCACACTGCCTATATCTCAATATCCAGATATTGCGCCACCTACTATAGAAGTTACTGCTTCTTACCAAGGTGCCAATGCCGATGTGGTAAGAAATAGTGTACTCATTCCATTAGAAGAACAAATTAATGGGGTAGAAAACATGCAGTATATGACTTCTACTGCTGGAAATGATGGTAGTGCGACAATTACTATCTATTTCAAATTAGGCACCGATCCTGATTTGGCAGCAATGAATGTTCAAAATAGAGTGAACAAAGCAACTAACTTACTGCCAGAAGAAGTAATTCGATCAGGTGTTTCGACCAGTAAAAAGCAAAGTAGTTTGGTGTATATCTTTAGTATTTACAGTACCAAATCAAACTACGATCAGAATTTTATTCAGAATTATGTGAGCTTAAACATATTGCCTAAGTTAAAAAGGGTAAATGGAATAGGCGATGCCTTTATTTACGGAGCTAGAGATTATGCCATGCGTATTTGGTTAAAACCCGATGTAATGGCATCTTACGGTTTGGTACCCAATGATGTAATTGCCAAACTAAGACAACAAAATATAGAAGCAGCTCCCGGAAAATTTGGGGTAAATGCCAATCAGTCTTTTCAATATACTATTAAATACAAAGGGCGATTAAAAACAGCAGAAGAGTTTGGCAATATTATTATTCGGGCTAATAATAGTGGAGATGTATTACGATTAGACGACATTGCAGATGTAAAACTAGGTGCTTTAGATTATAATAGTAGCTCTAAAACATCGGGGTATCCGAGTACTTCTATAGCAATTAGCCAAACGGCAGGTTCAAACGCTTATGAGCTGATTGAAGAATGTAAAAAAATTATTGAAGCAAGTTCAAAAGACTTTCCATCGGGTATTCACTATGTGCCATTTTTAAATGCTAATGAATTTCTAAATGCATCTATAGATAAAGTAATTCATACACTGATAGAAGCTTTTATTCTAGTATTTATAGTAGTATTTATCTTCTTACAAGATTTTAGATCTACACTAATACCTGCTATTTCGGTTCCAGTAGCCATTATAGGTACGTTTTTCTTTTTAAAGATTTTTGGTTTTACCATCAACTTATTGACTTTATTCGCTTTGGTACTTGCTATAGGTATTGTGGTAGATGATGCAATTGTTGTAGTTGAAGCTGTACACGCCAAATTAGATCAGGGTTCTAAATCTGCAAAAAAAGCCACTCAGCATGCGATGAGTGAGATAAGTACAGCTATTATTTCAATTACATTAGTAATGTCTGCTGTGTTTGTACCAGTATCATTTATTAGTGGTTCAACAGGGGTATTTTATAAACAATTTGGTTTAACACTCGCGATTGCGATTGTAATTTCAGCAATAAATGCCTTAACCTTAAGCCCAGCTTTATGTGCTATTTTCTTGAAGCCACATGATGAACATGCTGATAAAGGTTTTCTACATAGATTTTACAAAGGTTTTAATAATGCTTTTACAGCCATAACCTTTAAATATGTAAGAGGTGTCCGGTTTTTAATTGGGCAAAAATGGTTGGCCTTAGGAAGTATCGTCTTTTTTACTGCTTTATCATGGCTATTAATAAAAAATACACCTACAGGGTTTGTCCCTGCCGAAGACAGTAGAGCAATATTCGGAAATATCATTTTACCACCATCTACTTCTTTGGAGCGTACTGAAGCATTAATAGATGAAGTAGATAGTATTATAAGAACAGTACCAGAAGTAGAATCATCTACCAGATTAGCAGGACAAGATTTAATAAGCGGTGCAGGAGGCTCTTATGGTGCATTTTTTATTAGACTAAAATCTTGGGAAGAAAGAGAAGAAGAAGGACAAGGTATAGAAAGTGTAGTAAATAATTTGTTTTACAAAACAGCCGGAATTAATGGTGCTAACATTATATTTTTTGCAGCACCAACATTGCAAGGCTTCGGAAGCACTAACGGTTTTGAGTTTAACCTACAAGATCGTACAGCCAATAACATGGATCAGTTTAGTGGTGTTATCCAAAACTATCTTGGGCTTATTAATCAGCGTCCAGAAATTCTGTATGCAACTACTTCTTTCAATAATAATTTTCCTCAGTTTGAGCTTGAAGTCGATATTGCAAAATGCGAAATGTCGGGCATCTCACCAGATAATGTATTAAGTGTAATGCAAGGTTATTACGGCGGAATATATGCTTCGGATTTTAACCGATTTAATAAACAGTATCGGGTAATGGTTCAATCTAAAGCGAGTTTTAGAGCCAAACCAGAAGACTTACAATCAATATTGGTAAAAGTAAATAGTGGCGAAATGGCTCCGATTACGCAATTTGTCACGCTTAAAAAAGTATACGGCTCTGAGTTTATTAGAAGATTTAACCTGAATACTGCTGCAAATATTACCGGTGTGCCAGCTCCTGGTTATAGTTCTGGTGATGCAGTAAAAGCGATTCAAGAAGTAGCTAACCAAGCTTTACCTAAACAATTTGGGTATGAGTTTGCAGGCTTAAGTCGCGAAGAGGTAAATAGCGGAAACCAGACAGTTTATATTTTTATTTTATGTCTAGTGTTTGTCTACTTTTTATTAGCAGCACAATACGAAAGTTATATTTTACCTTTTGCTGTATTATTACCATTACCTATCGGTTTGTCGGGAGCATTTTTATTCGCTCAGCTATTTGGCATAGACAATAATATATTTTTACAAATCAGTCTAATTATGCTAATTGGTTTATTGGCCAAA
- a CDS encoding efflux RND transporter periplasmic adaptor subunit yields the protein MQNNVVLTRVSLLLICIIPIWSCQKESNAPVNQVPEYTVLKVNSQETVLTKTFPAIIEGQEDIDIRPKIEGYIEEIYIDEGAVVKKGDLLFKINAPQYAELLKAAEVDVKNAQIQVEKAKPLVVEGIINTYELEAAELALEAKKSALTRAKTDLGYTIIKSPVDGVVGTIAYRTGSLVNPQLQTPLTIISNIDKIHAYFSMDEREFLNFYASHEGNTIEEKLKNFPKVNLQLSNGNVLGEEGSITSVSGVLNQATGSARFRATFNNEDKKIRSGGSCNIIIPQKLASAILVPQKSTFEMQDKRMVLKVEDNKVYTTEIHTLNNSTENNFVVTNGLSSGDVIIYEGAGNLRDSMEIQPKIIRN from the coding sequence ATGCAAAATAATGTTGTACTTACCAGAGTAAGCTTATTACTGATATGTATTATTCCGATTTGGTCTTGCCAAAAAGAGAGTAATGCTCCTGTAAACCAAGTACCAGAATATACTGTACTAAAGGTTAATTCACAAGAAACAGTTTTAACCAAGACTTTTCCTGCAATTATTGAAGGGCAGGAAGATATAGACATTAGACCAAAGATAGAAGGTTATATAGAAGAAATATATATAGACGAAGGCGCAGTGGTAAAAAAGGGAGATTTACTCTTTAAAATTAATGCGCCACAATATGCCGAATTACTTAAAGCCGCAGAAGTAGATGTAAAAAACGCTCAAATACAAGTAGAAAAAGCCAAACCATTGGTTGTAGAAGGAATTATAAATACTTATGAGCTAGAAGCAGCAGAGTTGGCTTTAGAGGCAAAAAAGTCGGCACTTACCCGCGCTAAAACGGATTTGGGCTATACCATTATAAAAAGTCCTGTAGATGGAGTAGTGGGAACCATTGCCTATAGAACTGGTAGTTTGGTTAATCCTCAATTACAAACACCATTGACCATCATTTCTAATATCGATAAGATACATGCTTATTTTTCAATGGATGAAAGGGAATTTCTAAATTTCTATGCTTCACATGAGGGAAATACTATTGAAGAAAAACTCAAAAACTTTCCAAAGGTAAACTTGCAATTATCAAACGGAAATGTTCTTGGTGAGGAGGGATCAATAACATCTGTGAGTGGTGTATTAAATCAAGCAACAGGTTCGGCTAGGTTTAGAGCTACTTTTAATAATGAAGATAAAAAAATTCGCAGTGGTGGTAGTTGTAATATTATTATACCACAAAAATTAGCTTCTGCCATATTAGTACCTCAAAAGTCTACCTTCGAAATGCAAGATAAAAGGATGGTATTAAAAGTGGAAGATAACAAGGTATACACTACGGAGATTCATACACTAAATAATTCGACTGAGAATAATTTTGTGGTTACCAATGGGCTTTCTTCTGGTGACGTAATTATATATGAAGGTGCTGGAAACTTGAGAGATAGCATGGAGATACAGCCTAAAATAATAAGAAACTAA
- a CDS encoding helix-turn-helix transcriptional regulator has protein sequence MNNKMQENERAIWIIKNNGEQTIKEMAKHLGITVEGARFQLLKLASEGFVKQENRSKGRGRPQQVWSLTEKGQSRFPDKHSKLTVMLIEKIRKTLGNEALQNIIASTGEDHINDYKKYIADDDSLEAKVQKLVSIRESEGYMADYIKNAEDNYLLIENHCPICEAAKACQGFCKAELNVFQTILGERVNVERVDHVLAGARRCAYTIKKL, from the coding sequence ATGAATAATAAAATGCAAGAAAACGAAAGAGCCATTTGGATAATAAAAAACAATGGAGAACAAACCATTAAAGAGATGGCTAAACATCTTGGAATTACGGTAGAAGGAGCAAGATTTCAGCTTTTAAAATTAGCTAGCGAAGGTTTTGTGAAACAAGAAAACCGCTCTAAAGGAAGAGGTAGACCACAACAAGTTTGGTCACTCACTGAAAAAGGGCAAAGCAGGTTTCCTGATAAACACTCTAAACTAACAGTGATGCTTATTGAAAAAATTAGAAAAACATTAGGCAATGAAGCCCTTCAAAATATTATTGCATCAACTGGAGAAGATCACATTAATGATTATAAAAAGTATATTGCTGATGATGATTCTTTGGAAGCTAAAGTTCAAAAACTGGTTTCTATAAGAGAATCTGAGGGCTATATGGCTGACTATATTAAAAATGCTGAAGATAATTACTTACTAATAGAGAACCATTGTCCGATTTGTGAAGCGGCTAAAGCTTGCCAAGGATTTTGTAAAGCTGAATTAAACGTTTTTCAGACAATTCTGGGAGAAAGAGTGAATGTCGAAAGAGTAGATCATGTTTTAGCAGGAGCACGACGTTGCGCTTACACAATTAAAAAGTTGTAA